A window from Pseudomonas sp. MRSN 12121 encodes these proteins:
- a CDS encoding lipid II flippase MurJ — MLGSTLLLTLATLAGLVAGFAREWLLVAAWGAGSRSDAFLVAVFIPEALRMTLAAGILAAAALPLYQQRAPQRQQAWLAGLWPRLLGLGLGLYALLAVSAPLWIRLIGPGLDHEAQAEAASNLRSLAACIPGLLLHALFSIPLHARQRFVLPGLGSLLFNLPPVLYLFFYGQASRGSGLSLAFFLGSLLMCLSLVPAIWQSGWRPWQVRGDAGAGRELLVRLGPLLTSNLASQGLALVERLVASYLGEGVVTWVNLARKLINLPLIALMSLNQVLLGLMSGKSGDQRLGLLHRGLDAATLLSLPAAFGLVGASPALIHWLLPAQSADGPLPALLGWFAVSLVFGAWNAMLARYAYAAGDTRTPLNCELLGSLLNALLLAGLPLLLGLTAIPLAALGGVILTNLLLMQRQQLLDLIAWPLRWALSAVLLATAALLLHPLPNVWLQLGLSTLAGLLLLVALGLWLKPWRT; from the coding sequence CGGGAAGCCGCAGCGACGCGTTCCTGGTCGCGGTGTTCATTCCCGAAGCCCTGCGCATGACCCTGGCGGCCGGCATCCTCGCGGCCGCGGCCCTGCCGCTCTATCAGCAGCGCGCGCCGCAGCGCCAGCAGGCCTGGCTGGCCGGCCTGTGGCCGCGCCTGCTGGGCCTGGGCCTGGGCCTGTACGCCCTGCTGGCCGTGAGCGCGCCGTTGTGGATCCGCCTGATCGGCCCCGGACTCGACCATGAGGCCCAGGCCGAGGCCGCCAGTAACCTGCGCAGCCTGGCCGCGTGCATTCCCGGCCTGCTCCTGCACGCGCTGTTCAGCATCCCGCTGCATGCCCGGCAACGCTTCGTGCTGCCGGGGCTCGGCTCGCTGCTGTTCAACCTGCCGCCGGTGCTTTATCTGTTTTTCTACGGCCAGGCGAGCCGTGGCTCTGGCCTTTCGCTGGCGTTTTTTCTCGGCAGCCTGCTGATGTGCCTGTCGCTGGTGCCGGCGATCTGGCAATCCGGCTGGCGCCCCTGGCAGGTCCGTGGGGATGCCGGCGCGGGACGGGAATTGCTCGTGCGCCTCGGCCCGCTGCTGACCAGCAACCTCGCCAGCCAGGGCCTGGCGCTGGTGGAGCGCCTGGTCGCCAGCTACCTGGGCGAAGGCGTGGTGACCTGGGTCAACCTGGCACGCAAGCTGATCAACCTGCCGTTGATTGCCCTGATGAGCCTGAACCAGGTCCTGCTCGGCCTGATGAGCGGCAAATCCGGCGACCAGCGCCTGGGGCTGCTGCATCGCGGGCTCGACGCCGCGACCCTGTTGAGCCTGCCGGCCGCGTTCGGCCTGGTCGGCGCCAGCCCGGCGCTGATCCACTGGCTGCTGCCCGCGCAAAGCGCCGACGGCCCGCTGCCCGCGCTGCTGGGCTGGTTCGCCGTGTCCCTGGTGTTCGGCGCCTGGAACGCCATGCTCGCGCGTTACGCCTATGCCGCGGGCGATACCCGCACGCCGTTGAATTGCGAACTGCTCGGCAGCCTGCTCAACGCCCTGCTGCTGGCCGGCCTGCCGCTGCTTCTGGGGTTGACCGCGATCCCCCTGGCCGCCCTGGGCGGCGTGATCCTGACCAACCTGCTGCTGATGCAGCGCCAGCAGTTGCTCGACCTCATCGCTTGGCCGCTGCGTTGGGCCTTGAGCGCGGTGCTGCTGGCCACGGCCGCCCTGTTGTTGCATCCGCTGCCGAACGTCTGGCTGCAACTGGGCCTCAGCACCCTGGCCGGGTTGCTCCTGCTGGTGGCCCTGGGGCTGTGGCTCAAGCCCTGGCGAACCTGA
- a CDS encoding DUF1780 domain-containing protein → MDDSDYLRLLTIQAEQANAFLSNARKWERERWVCQRLLQGLNIPYRADEFTPAGQEPPDVLFRDASFEVFFVLDEGRRLNDEWRDELQRRRSAFSLSQLVRREAKPKRIPANELLLRLAPTLRKKAHNYKERGMDLGELDIIAFASLKREVLDLNSHFPPPTEYLRQGWRSLSLVGPTFARVLFAHPDAPDFLRSNLGRSILFDVGISL, encoded by the coding sequence ATGGATGACTCAGATTACCTGCGCCTGCTCACCATTCAGGCCGAACAAGCCAATGCCTTCCTGTCCAATGCGCGCAAATGGGAGCGTGAGCGTTGGGTCTGCCAGCGCCTGCTGCAAGGGCTGAACATTCCCTACCGCGCCGACGAGTTCACCCCCGCCGGGCAGGAACCGCCGGACGTGCTGTTTCGCGACGCGAGTTTCGAAGTGTTCTTCGTGCTGGACGAAGGCCGCCGCCTCAATGACGAATGGCGCGACGAGTTGCAGCGCCGTCGCAGTGCCTTCTCCCTCAGCCAGCTGGTGCGGCGCGAAGCCAAGCCCAAGCGCATTCCGGCCAATGAACTGCTACTCAGGCTCGCCCCGACCCTGCGCAAGAAAGCCCACAACTACAAGGAACGCGGCATGGACCTGGGGGAGCTGGACATCATTGCGTTCGCCAGCCTCAAGCGTGAGGTGCTGGACCTCAACAGCCACTTTCCGCCGCCCACCGAATACCTGCGCCAGGGCTGGCGTTCGTTGTCGCTGGTCGGGCCGACCTTCGCCCGTGTGCTGTTCGCCCACCCCGATGCCCCGGACTTCCTGCGCAGCAACCTCGGGCGCAGCATCCTGTTCGACGTCGGCATCAGCCTGTAG
- a CDS encoding DUF3094 family protein translates to MTSRLNPDDQRHVEEYLQLAQHRVERRPFRPWMLLVIVVTITIGLGLLSRFISYLTL, encoded by the coding sequence ATGACCAGCCGCCTGAACCCCGACGACCAGCGCCATGTCGAAGAATACCTGCAACTGGCCCAGCACCGAGTCGAGCGCCGACCCTTCCGGCCGTGGATGCTCCTCGTGATAGTCGTGACCATCACCATTGGCCTGGGCCTGTTGAGCCGTTTTATCAGTTACCTGACGCTATGA
- a CDS encoding NAD(P)/FAD-dependent oxidoreductase encodes MTHRIVIVGGGAGGLELATRLGKTLGKRGTASVMLVDANLTHIWKPLLHEVAAGSLNSSEDELNYVAQAKWNHFEFQLGRMSGLDRQQKKIQLAATYDENGLELLPARELGYDTLVLAVGSTTNDFGTQGAAQHCLFLDTRKQAERFHQQLLNHYLRAHAGQSDAVEQISVAIVGAGATGVELAAELHNAAHELAAYGLDRIKPENMHITLIEAGPRVLPALPERIGGPVHKTLEKLGVKVMTNAAVSEVTADSLITADGQVIPASLKVWAAGIRAPGFLKDIDGLETNRINQLQVLPTLQTTRDENIFAFGDCAACPQPGSDRNVPPRAQAAHQQASLLSKSLKLRLEGKALPEYKYTDYGSLISLSRFSAVGNLMGNLTGSVMLEGWLARMFYVSLYRMHQMALYGPFRTFMLMLGSRIGRGTEPRLKLH; translated from the coding sequence ATGACTCATCGTATTGTCATCGTTGGCGGCGGCGCCGGCGGTCTGGAGTTGGCTACCCGTCTGGGTAAGACTCTGGGCAAGCGCGGCACCGCCAGTGTGATGCTGGTCGACGCGAACCTGACCCATATCTGGAAACCCTTGCTGCACGAAGTGGCCGCCGGTTCGCTGAACTCCTCCGAAGACGAACTCAACTATGTCGCCCAAGCCAAATGGAACCACTTCGAGTTCCAATTGGGCCGCATGAGCGGGCTCGATCGCCAGCAGAAAAAAATCCAGCTGGCCGCCACCTACGACGAAAACGGCCTGGAGCTGCTGCCCGCCCGCGAACTGGGCTACGACACCCTGGTGCTCGCCGTGGGCAGCACCACCAACGACTTCGGCACCCAGGGCGCGGCCCAGCACTGCCTGTTCCTCGACACCCGCAAGCAGGCCGAGCGCTTCCATCAGCAACTGCTCAACCACTACCTGCGCGCCCACGCCGGGCAGAGCGATGCCGTGGAGCAGATCAGCGTGGCCATCGTCGGCGCCGGGGCCACCGGTGTCGAACTGGCCGCCGAGCTGCACAACGCCGCCCATGAACTGGCCGCCTACGGCCTGGACCGGATCAAGCCGGAAAACATGCACATCACCCTGATCGAGGCCGGGCCGCGGGTTCTACCGGCGCTGCCGGAGCGGATCGGCGGCCCGGTGCACAAGACCCTGGAAAAACTCGGGGTCAAGGTCATGACCAACGCCGCGGTCAGCGAAGTGACGGCCGACAGCCTGATCACCGCCGACGGCCAGGTGATTCCTGCCAGCCTGAAAGTCTGGGCGGCAGGCATCCGCGCGCCGGGTTTCCTCAAGGACATCGACGGCCTGGAAACCAACCGTATCAACCAGCTGCAAGTCTTGCCGACCCTGCAGACCACCCGCGATGAAAACATCTTCGCCTTCGGTGACTGCGCGGCCTGCCCGCAACCGGGCTCCGATCGCAACGTTCCGCCACGGGCCCAGGCCGCTCACCAGCAGGCTTCGCTGCTGAGCAAATCGCTGAAGCTGCGCCTGGAAGGCAAGGCCCTGCCGGAATACAAATACACCGACTACGGCTCGCTGATCTCGCTGTCGCGTTTCTCCGCCGTGGGCAACCTGATGGGCAACCTGACCGGCAGCGTGATGCTCGAGGGCTGGCTGGCGCGGATGTTCTACGTGTCGCTGTACCGCATGCACCAGATGGCGCTCTACGGACCGTTCCGCACCTTCATGCTGATGCTGGGCAGCCGCATCGGCCGCGGCACCGAACCACGGCTCAAGCTGCACTGA
- a CDS encoding fimbrial protein has product MSRLLKSVLSIAIVGAVSTSAMAADGTINFTGEIIAASCTVNPGNSGTSTGGTAGKQTIDVNLGKVSADSLGTTGAVSSSKSINLNLDCGKTAQGLTTVKLTFDPANGSGLDSTNNNLLKITGPTDKTAKGVAIGLFTSDNKMLNLAANEAISGTFTSTGTEPDVTYSAKVDLRAGYVATGAITPGIANGTLPFTLTYE; this is encoded by the coding sequence ATGTCCAGACTTCTCAAGAGCGTTCTTTCAATAGCCATCGTTGGTGCAGTCAGCACTTCCGCCATGGCGGCGGACGGTACCATAAACTTTACCGGTGAGATCATTGCGGCGTCCTGCACGGTCAATCCTGGTAACTCCGGCACCAGCACTGGCGGTACGGCAGGCAAGCAAACCATCGACGTCAACCTCGGCAAAGTCAGTGCAGACAGCTTGGGCACCACCGGCGCCGTCAGTAGCAGTAAAAGCATCAACCTGAACCTGGACTGCGGCAAAACAGCCCAGGGCCTCACCACCGTCAAACTCACCTTTGACCCTGCCAACGGCAGCGGCCTCGACAGCACAAACAATAATTTGCTGAAAATCACCGGTCCAACAGATAAAACCGCTAAAGGCGTCGCTATCGGCCTATTCACCAGCGACAACAAAATGCTGAACCTCGCCGCGAACGAAGCCATCAGCGGCACCTTCACCTCGACGGGTACCGAACCGGATGTCACCTACAGCGCCAAAGTGGATTTGCGCGCGGGTTATGTCGCCACTGGCGCGATCACTCCCGGCATTGCCAATGGCACCCTGCCATTTACCTTGACCTACGAGTAA
- a CDS encoding molecular chaperone, giving the protein MKASLLAHIALFGAMTFFASTSSAAIVLDGTRVVFSAPSKEASIVVRNQGSEDLMIQSWIEPDSKAAQNDVPFAITPSLVRLGGLKQQILRILYEGQGLPEDKESVVWLAVQEIPQKSKLENSLQIAIRQRIKLFYRPANLPGKAADAAKSLQWKLVTQGGKPGLSVTNPSAFHVSFAGSNVTLRNGNSTYTAKAEMLAPGTTRVVDIKGLSGSLPASSKVEFRSINDYGGIDQLTGELSN; this is encoded by the coding sequence ATGAAAGCTTCGCTGTTAGCTCACATCGCGCTATTTGGCGCCATGACATTCTTCGCCTCGACATCCAGTGCCGCCATCGTGCTGGACGGCACCCGCGTGGTCTTTTCCGCCCCCAGCAAGGAAGCCTCCATCGTCGTCAGGAACCAGGGCTCGGAAGACCTCATGATCCAGTCCTGGATCGAACCTGACTCGAAGGCCGCGCAAAATGATGTGCCCTTTGCCATCACGCCATCCCTGGTTCGCCTGGGTGGGCTGAAGCAACAAATCCTGCGCATCCTCTATGAAGGCCAGGGCCTACCAGAAGACAAGGAGTCCGTGGTCTGGCTGGCCGTGCAGGAGATTCCGCAGAAAAGCAAACTGGAGAACTCCCTGCAAATCGCCATCCGTCAACGGATAAAACTGTTCTATCGCCCAGCCAACCTGCCCGGCAAGGCCGCTGACGCCGCAAAAAGCTTGCAGTGGAAACTGGTCACGCAAGGCGGTAAGCCAGGGCTTTCGGTCACCAATCCATCGGCGTTCCACGTGTCCTTCGCCGGCAGCAACGTGACCTTGCGCAACGGCAATAGCACCTACACCGCCAAGGCGGAAATGCTCGCCCCGGGGACCACGCGAGTGGTCGATATCAAGGGTCTGTCCGGCAGTTTGCCCGCCAGCAGCAAGGTGGAATTCCGCAGCATCAATGATTACGGCGGAATCGATCAGCTCACTGGCGAACTCTCCAACTAG